Proteins encoded within one genomic window of Synechococcus sp. PCC 7335:
- a CDS encoding phosphoribulokinase, whose protein sequence is MTSKDSQVVLIGVAGDSGCGKSTFLRRLADLFGEEFMTVICLDDYHSLDRKQRKEKKVTALNPKANNFDLMYEQIKALKEGNTIDKPIYNHETGELDPPEKVEPNKIIVIEGLHPLYDERVRNLLDFSVYLDISDEVKINWKIQRDMAERGHTYEDVLAAINARKPDFEAYIDVQKQYADVVIQILPTNLIPNDKENKILRVRLIQREGIEGFEPVYLFDEGSTINWIPCGRKLTCSYPGLRMQYGPDSYFGNEVSVLELDGEFDRLEEVIYVESHLSNTSTNHYGEMTELLLNHRDYPGSNNGSGLFQVLVGLKMRATYEKLTAAKKVPAGSVA, encoded by the coding sequence ATGACCAGTAAAGACAGCCAGGTAGTTTTAATCGGTGTTGCCGGAGACTCGGGATGCGGCAAATCGACTTTTTTACGTCGGTTGGCGGACCTCTTTGGTGAAGAGTTTATGACAGTCATCTGTTTGGATGATTACCATAGTTTGGATCGAAAGCAGCGTAAGGAAAAGAAGGTTACGGCACTCAATCCAAAGGCAAACAACTTTGATCTGATGTATGAGCAGATTAAGGCGCTAAAAGAAGGCAATACGATCGATAAGCCGATCTACAACCATGAGACAGGCGAACTCGATCCGCCAGAAAAGGTTGAACCTAACAAAATTATTGTGATAGAAGGCTTGCACCCTTTGTATGATGAGCGGGTGCGTAATCTTTTGGACTTTAGCGTTTACCTCGATATCAGTGACGAGGTAAAAATTAACTGGAAGATTCAGCGAGACATGGCTGAGCGCGGTCATACCTATGAGGACGTGCTAGCGGCAATCAACGCACGTAAGCCCGACTTTGAAGCCTATATCGACGTGCAAAAACAATACGCCGACGTAGTCATCCAAATTCTACCGACGAACCTAATTCCTAACGATAAGGAAAACAAGATCTTGCGGGTTCGCCTAATTCAGCGTGAGGGAATTGAGGGCTTTGAGCCGGTCTATCTGTTTGATGAGGGATCGACAATCAACTGGATTCCTTGCGGTCGCAAGCTGACTTGTTCTTACCCAGGGCTACGGATGCAATACGGTCCCGATAGCTACTTTGGCAATGAGGTTTCAGTATTAGAACTCGATGGTGAGTTTGATCGCTTAGAAGAAGTGATTTATGTGGAGAGTCACTTGAGTAACACTTCAACTAATCACTATGGCGAGATGACAGAGCTATTGCTCAACCACCGTGATTATCCTGGCTCTAACAACGGTAGTGGGTTGTTTCAGGTACTAGTTGGTCTCAAGATGCGAGCTACGTATGAGAAGCTAACTGCGGCTAAGAAAGTGCCCGCAGGTTCAGTTGCTTAG
- the petH gene encoding ferredoxin--NADP reductase, which yields MYNSSSIVTSADNRLYVYEVEGLGQSGQADDIGAPVRRSGTTSFVVPYGRMQQETKRIMQLGGKIVSVRPMNEAASQTASDSSSNGASSNGSGPAKQSATPSESKKKSMTQAKEKKKVPVNIYRPKAPYLGECLSNDELVAEGGIGTVKHLKFDLSEGDLHYLEGQSIGIIPDGEDENGKPHKIRLYSIASTQHGDDVDDKTVSLCVRQLEYKDPETGEQVKGVCSSFLCGLDVGQKVKITGPVGKEMLLADDPKANIIMMGTGTGIAPFRAYLWRMFKDKEREANPDYQFDGKAWLIFGIPKTENILYKEELEEIQEKYPDNFELTYAISREQKNSEGGRMYIQHRVAENAERIWEMVQNDNTYVYICGLKGMEDGIDEAMAVEAEKAGVDWSEYRRTLKKAHRWNVETY from the coding sequence ATGTATAACTCCAGCAGCATCGTTACCAGCGCAGACAACCGACTTTATGTGTACGAAGTGGAAGGTCTAGGCCAAAGCGGTCAGGCCGACGATATAGGCGCTCCCGTTCGTCGTAGTGGGACCACTTCTTTTGTCGTGCCCTACGGTCGCATGCAGCAAGAAACCAAACGCATCATGCAGTTAGGCGGCAAGATTGTCAGTGTCCGACCCATGAATGAAGCAGCGAGTCAGACAGCGTCTGACTCATCTAGCAACGGTGCGTCTAGTAACGGTAGTGGACCAGCTAAGCAATCTGCAACTCCTTCAGAATCTAAGAAGAAATCAATGACTCAAGCCAAAGAAAAGAAAAAGGTTCCGGTTAATATCTATCGTCCAAAGGCACCTTATCTCGGCGAGTGCCTCTCTAATGACGAGCTAGTTGCAGAAGGTGGGATCGGTACAGTCAAACACCTCAAATTTGACCTTTCAGAAGGCGATCTGCACTATCTAGAAGGTCAGAGTATCGGAATTATTCCTGATGGTGAAGATGAGAATGGCAAACCCCATAAGATTCGACTTTATTCCATCGCTTCTACCCAACATGGTGATGATGTAGATGATAAGACCGTCTCTTTGTGCGTACGTCAGCTAGAGTACAAAGATCCTGAGACTGGTGAGCAGGTCAAGGGAGTTTGTTCCTCTTTTCTCTGTGGCCTAGACGTTGGTCAAAAAGTTAAGATCACAGGCCCAGTCGGCAAAGAGATGCTGCTAGCTGACGATCCCAAGGCCAATATCATCATGATGGGCACGGGCACGGGGATCGCTCCTTTCCGCGCTTATCTATGGCGGATGTTCAAAGATAAAGAGCGCGAGGCAAACCCTGACTATCAGTTCGATGGAAAAGCGTGGCTCATCTTTGGTATTCCTAAGACTGAGAACATCCTTTACAAAGAGGAATTAGAAGAGATTCAGGAGAAGTATCCTGATAACTTTGAGCTGACCTATGCGATTAGCCGTGAGCAAAAGAACTCTGAAGGTGGCCGTATGTATATTCAGCACCGTGTGGCTGAAAATGCGGAGCGTATCTGGGAGATGGTTCAAAATGACAATACTTATGTCTACATTTGCGGTCTGAAAGGGATGGAAGACGGAATCGACGAAGCGATGGCAGTAGAAGCTGAAAAGGCCGGTGTTGACTGGTCTGAGTATCGCCGTACGCTTAAGAAAGCTCATCGGTGGAATGTAGAGACTTACTAA